One segment of Solanum stenotomum isolate F172 chromosome 1, ASM1918654v1, whole genome shotgun sequence DNA contains the following:
- the LOC125860189 gene encoding uncharacterized protein LOC125860189, with the protein MDCWSAENATNAFLTTLKMGERGKAPDVTEFISAMAGGNNSQLMVMACSGHPGSALLGLVAAAHQTGGRVVCILRSKEEMHAIKETIILGDYAKNVEFVIGDDVKTLLASNYEGADFVLIDCKLEDFQQVFEAAQQGVNVKSAFIVGYNALHEGPRLSFDHKGYFLPIGEGLLVSKIKVSQGKNIGGGRRSHWVVEVDECTGEEHLYRVSTSPNTK; encoded by the exons ATGGATTGCTGGTCTGCTGAAAATGCTACCAATGCTTTTCTCACAACTCTCAAAATG GGTGAAAGAGGAAAAGCACCTGATGTAACGGAGTTTATATCAGCCATGGCGGGTGGAAATAATTCACAACTCATGGTGATGGCATGCTCCGGTCACCCTGGATCCGCGCTACTAGGGTTAGTAGCAGCGGCTCATCAAACGGGTGGCCGGGTAGTGTGTATATTACGTAGCAAGGAAGAAATGCATGCAATTAAAGAAACAATAATATTGGGAGACTATGCAAAAAATGTTGAATTTGTGATTGGTGATGATGTTAAAACATTATTGGCAAGTAACTATGAAGGAGCTGATTTTGTACTTATTGATTGCAAATTGGAGGATTTTCAACAAGTGTTTGAAGCAGCACAACAAGGTGTTAATGTTAAAAGTGCATTTATTGTAGGGTACAATGCCCTACATGAAGGACCTAGGTTAAGTTTTGATCACAAAGGTTATTTTCTACCAATTGGAGAAGGGTTATTAGTTAGTAAAATTAAGGTTTCACAAGGTAAAAATATTGGGGGTGGAAGGAGGAGTCATTGGGTTGTTGAAGTTGATGAATGCACTGGGGAAGAACATCTTTACAGGGTCAGCACTTCTCCAAATACAAAATAA
- the LOC125844951 gene encoding pentatricopeptide repeat-containing protein At2g45350, chloroplastic-like, which translates to MLLVANSSQAWNLAHPTLTFSQKCKTQVDIDQIHAQLITTGLVKNPFFTTKLILKLSSSPHTPIVEFARFLFFSDDFCCSKRNKKDPFLWNVIMKSFSHGNDPYKAFEVFCLMLENGVFVDEYSLSIVLKACSRMGFVKRGMQVHGLLRKIGFGSDVFLQNCLISMYVRCGFVDYGHHMFDRMCMRDSVSYNTMIDGYVKCGMLDVACRLFDFMPIEMRNLVSWNAMLTGYVKLDQGFDVACELFDKMPERDLVSWNLMLYCCVKSGNAEKATALFDMIPKKDVVSWAIMVDGYAKIGKIDIARRYFDDMPVRDVISCNAIMAGYVKNGHCLEALKVFHDMLRGSSLAPDSTTTLLALSAVAELGYIDEGIALHCYIEENGFLVAGKLGVALIDMYAKCGSVDSAMGVFNDIQEKNVDHWNAMIGGLAIHGFGDVAFELFMEMERLSLDIDDITFIAVLNACAHSGLVKEGMICFEIMRRAHRMEPTLQHYGCMVDILSRAGHVEEAIKFVDEMPTHPNDVVWRTLLSSCRNQENVHIGDPTDKQLVGLNSHNSSSYVLLSNIYAQFGKWDYVRRVRTIMKEKDLKKTVGSSRIELQGIVHEFSVGDKSHDQVEEIYSTLQMVCV; encoded by the coding sequence ATGCTTCTTGTAGCAAATTCAAGTCAAGCATGGAACTTAGCACACCCAACACTGACTTTCTCCCAGAAATGCAAAACACAAGTGGACATTGATCAAATTCATGCTCAATTGATAACCACAGGACTTGtaaaaaatccattttttaCCACAAAGCTTATCTTGAAGTTATCTTCTTCCCCTCACACACCCATCGTTGAATTTGCTcggtttctcttcttttctgaCGATTTCTGTTGTtcaaagagaaataaaaaagaccCATTTCTCTGGAATGTCATAATGAAGTCATTTTCACATGGAAATGACCCGTATAAGGCTTTTGAAGTTTTCTGTTTGATGCTTGAAAATGGGGTTTTTGTggatgagtattctttatctaTAGTTTTGAAAGCGTGTTCAAGAATGGGTTTTGTTAAGCGAGGAATGCAGGTTCATGGGTTATTGAGGAAAATAGGATTTGGGTCTGATGTGTTTTTGCAAAATTGTTTGATTTCCATGTATGTGAGGTGTGGGTTTGTTGACTATGGCCACCACATGTTTGATAGAATGTGTATGAGAGACTCTGTTTCGTATAATACTATGATTGATGGGTATGTGAAATGTGGAATGCTTGATGTTGCTTGTcgtttgtttgattttatgcCAATAGAGATGAGGAATTTGGTTTCTTGGAATGCTATGCTGACTGGGTATGTCAAATTGGATCAAGGGTTTGATGTTGCTTGTGAactgtttgataaaatgcccgaAAGGGATTTGGTTTCTTGGAATTTGATGCTTTATTGTTGTGTTAAAAGTGGAAACGCTGAAAAGGCTACTGCTTTATTTGACATGATACCGAAGAAGGATGTTGTTAGCTGGGCTATAATGGTAGATGGGTATGCAAAAATTGGTAAGATTGATATTGCAAGACGTTATTTTGATGACATGCCTGTAAGAGATGTGATTTCCTGCAATGCTATTATGGCAGGGTATGTCAAGAATGGGCACTGCCTTGAAGCATTAAAAGTGTTTCATGATATGTTAAGAGGGAGTAGTCTTGCTCCTGATAGTACCACCACGTTGCTTGCGCTTTCTGCAGTTGCAGAGTTAGGTTATATTGATGAAGGGATTGCACTGCACTGTTATATAGAGGAGAATGGGTTTCTTGTGGCTGGAAAGCTTGGTGTAGCTTTGATAGACATGTATGCAAAATGTGGCAGCGTAGATAGTGCAATGGGTGTGTTCAATGACATCCAAGAAAAAAATGTTGATCACTGGAATGCTATGATTGGTGGTTTGGCTATTCATGGCTTTGGGGACGTAGCTTTCGAATTGTTCATGGAGATGGAAAGACTTTCACTAGATATAGATGATATCACATTTATTGCGGTTTTGAATGCCTGTGCTCATTCTGGACTGGTAAAGGAAGGCATGATCTGTTTTGAGATCATGAGAAGGGCACATCGTATGGAACCTACGCTCCAGCATTATGGATGCATGGTTGACATCCTTAGTCGAGCAGGGCATGTGGAAGAGGCCATAAAATTTGTCGATGAAATGCCAACCCATCCTAATGATGTAGTTTGGCGAACATTGCTAAGTTCATGTAGGAATCAAGAAAACGTCCACATTGGAGACCCAACGGATAAGCAACTAGTTGGACTAAATTCTCATAATTCAAGTTCCTACGTGCTTTTGTCTAACATATATGCTCAATTTGGTAAGTGGGACTATGTTAGAAGGGTTCGAACAATAATGAAAGAAAAGGACCTGAAGAAAACTGTTGGCAGCAGTAGGATTGAGCTCCAAGGAATTGTCCATGAGTTCTCTGTAGGAGACAAATCCCATGATCAAGTTGAAGAAATATATTCCACATTACAGATGGTTTGTGTATAG
- the LOC125845252 gene encoding probable protein S-acyltransferase 14, whose amino-acid sequence MYRSGTVMAWNVFRFCTALRGLGSIMILLVLGVVGVTYYAVVLTSYGPTLISGSGILDALIALAVLVLFHCLLVMLLWSYFSVVFTDPGSVPPNWKPDLDEERDDTDPLTASEFGASPADSTNPRVRFCKKCNQLKPPRCHHCSVCGRCVLKMDHHCVWVVNCVGALNYKYFLLFLFYTFLETTLVTLALLPQFIAFFSDGEIPGTPGTLATTFLAFVFNLAFALSVLGFLIMHISLVAGNTTTIEAYEKKTTPKWRYDLGRKRNFEQVFGLDKHYWFIPSYSEEDLRRMPALHGLEYPSKPELESQEF is encoded by the exons ATGTATAGATCTGGAACAGTGATGGCTTGGAACGTATTCAGATTCTGTACGGCCCTAAGAGGACTGGGAtcaattatgatcttgttggTCCTAGGCGTTGTCGGTGTTACATATTACGCTGTCGTTTTGACCAGCTATGGTCCCACCCTCATCAGTGGCTCTGGAATCTTGGATGCCCTCATCGCGCTTGCCGTACTTGTCTTGTTCCATTGTTTG TTGGTGATGCTTTTGTGGAGTTACTTCTCTGTCGTTTTTACGGATCCTGGTAGTGTACCTCCAAATTGGAAGCCAGACTTGGATGAAGAAAGAGATGACACTGATCCATTAACCGCATCTGAATTTGGGGCTTCACCAGCTGATTCAACCAACCCAAGAGTACGGTTTTGTAAAAAGTGCAACCAGTTGAAACCACCTCGGTGCCATCATTGTTCTGTTT GTGGAAGATGTGTGTTAAAGATGGACCATCATTGCGTGTGGGTTGTCAATTGCGTTGGAGCACTAAACTACAAgtatttccttctttttctg TTCTACACGTTCCTTGAGACTACTCTTGTGACTCTAGCATTACTGCCACAGTTTATTGCATTCTTCAGTGATGGGGAGATACCTGGGACTCCAGGCACTCTTGCTACCACTTTCCTTGCGTTTG TCTTCAATCTTGCTTTTGCTTTGAGTGTATTGGGATTTCTGATCATGCACATATCATTGGTGGCTGGTAATACCACAACCATTGAG GCATATGAGAAGAAGACCACTCCAAAATGGCGTTATGATCTTGGTCGAAAGAGGAATTTTGAACAG GTTTTTGGCCTGGACAAGCACTATTGGTTCATCCCTTCTTACTCAGAAGAAGATCTAAGAAGGATGCCTGCTCTTCATGGTCTTGAATACCCATCAAAGCCCGAACTCGAATCCCAagaattctag
- the LOC125845288 gene encoding uncharacterized protein LOC125845288 encodes MQRGRGDNFNSRFGGIMSSIFGFGGRDPFDDPFFSRPSQSSMLHPITPSDDESNRPVIQEIDTEDDDEDAPLEPDEENGNGDVNGSKKKRDRAYANRNPLVEHPEDLTDDHSKSSKIISKDVTRGMKDMKLEGTQSKPQSMIYRRVTYGGIDGTYYTATTSRRAGNDGRVLEESKQADSTTGQATHRISRGIQDKGHSLTRKLASDGKVDTMQTLHNLEEDELAGFEQTWNGNANNEIPGWNSGFDFHANAGTSSNWLTNWEAGFRDPFSGVRPSNNSAQSGTQSGRPKKVVRINIE; translated from the exons ATGCAGAGAGGAAGAGGGGACAATTTCAACAGTCGATTCGGAGGCATAATGTCAAGTATATTTGGATTTGGAGGAAGAGACCCATTCGATGATCCATTCTTCTCTCGCCCGTCTCAATCTTCCATGTTACATCCAATAACTCCTTCTGATGATGAATCTAATAGGCCAGTCATTCAAGAGATTGATACGGAGGATGACGACGAAGATGCACCGCTAGAACCAGATGAGGAGAACGGGAACGGGGACGTGAATGGCTCTAAGAAGAAAAGAGATAGGGCTTATGCTAACAGAAATCCACTTGTTGAACATCCTGAAGACCTAACTGATG ACCATAGCAAGAGCAGCAAGATCATAAGCAAAGATGTGACTCGTGGAATGAAAGACATGAAATTGGAAGGAACGCAATCGAAGCCTCAGAGCATGATCTATAGAAGAGTTACGTATGGTGGAATAGACGGGACATATTACACTGCGACCACCTCACGGAGGGCTGGAAATGATGGA AGGGTGTTAGAGGAGAGCAAGCAAGCAGATAGCACAACTGGTCAAGCAACACATAGAATTTCCAGAGGAATTCAGGATAAG GGGCATTCGTTGACAAGGAAACTTGCCTCAGATGGTAAGGTGGATACAATGCAGACGTTGCATAATCTAGAAGAAG ATGAATTAGCTGGCTTTGAACAGACATGGAATGGCAATGCTAATAACGAAATCCCTGGTTGGAATAGTGGATTTGATTTCCACGCAAATGCAG GAACAAGCAGTAATTGGCTGACGAATTGGGAAGCTGGATTCCGAGATCCATTTAGTGGTGTGAGACCAAGTAACAACAGTGCTCAGTCAGGGACGCAAAGTGGAAGACCAAAGAAGGTCGTTCGGATCAATATAGAGTGA
- the LOC125845370 gene encoding uncharacterized protein LOC125845370 produces the protein MSKLFGGKNPFDDPFFTEPFGGWFGWNDPFDVQQDSRKQITIEELNPEGDGGQAQENSEPTKDLVVKNKKPSQKSNGSQSFSYRRVSYGGLNGMYYTCSEGRMTGPDGVVLAEMKEEDKTIGESLHTISRGIHNKGHSVTTKHSSDGREDTLQTLHNLDEDELGDFEQNWKANADKYLPGRDKGFSLLENQGSISSLWDEFANWRGLGGYEHPALEYYGYAGPVAQVSESGEDSSRRATRRVPVE, from the exons ATGTCGAAGCTATTTGGTGGAAAAAACCCTTTTGATGATCCATTTTTCACTGAACCATTTGGTGGTTGGTTTGGTTGGAACGACCCGTTTGACGTACAGCAAGACTCTCGGAAGCAAATTACCATTGAAGAGTTAAATCCTGAAggtgatggtggtcaggctCAGGAAAATTCTGAACCAACAAAAGACTTGGTTGTTAAGAACAAGAAACCTAGTCAAAAATCAAATG GGAGTCAGAGTTTCAGCTACCGCAGAGTTTCTTATGGTGGTTTAAATGGAATGTACTATACTTGCTCCGAAGGCAGAATGACTGGTCCTGATGGG GTGGTTCTAGCCGAAATGAAAGAAGAGGACAAGACGATTGGGGAGTCTCTGCACACAATCTCCAGAGGGATTCACAACAAG GGCCATTCTGTCACAACAAAGCATAGTTCAGATGGGCGAGAGGACACACTGCAGACTTTGCACAATCTCGACGAAG ATGAGCTTGGTGACTTTGAACAAAATTGGAAAGCTAATGCTGATAAGTATTTGCCTGGAAGGGATAAGGGTTTCAGCTTGCTGGagaatcaag GGTCCATAAGCAGCTTGTGGGATGAGTTTGCAAATTGGAGGGGTTTGGGTGGTTATGAACATCCAGCTCTGGAGTACTATGGATATGCAGGACCAGTGGCGCAAGTCAGTGAATCAGGGGAAGATTCTTCTAGGAGAGCCACAAGAAGAGTCCCAGTGGAGTAG